The Arachis hypogaea cultivar Tifrunner chromosome 16, arahy.Tifrunner.gnm2.J5K5, whole genome shotgun sequence genome contains a region encoding:
- the LOC140179750 gene encoding uncharacterized protein, giving the protein MFHRRSNSHQDHENSEVYAESKVKELKGAMGPLSGRSLKYCTDACFKRYLEARNWNVDKSKKMLEDTLNWRSTYKPEEIRWHEVAVEGETGKLYRANFHDRQGRTVLILRPGMQNTKSMENQMKHLVYLLENAMLNLPPGQEQMAWLIDFTGWSLTNSVPVKLARDTINTLQNHYPERLAIAFLYNPPRIFEAFWKIVKYFLDTKTFEKVKFVYPKNKDSVELMKSYFDDENLPKELGGKSTMKYNHEEFSRLMVQDDLKCAAFWGPESEVAPDPDYNEATSI; this is encoded by the exons ATGTTTCACCGCCGGAGCAATTCTCATCAAGATCACGAAAACAGCGAGGTTTATGCCGAATCCAAG GTTAAGGAGCTAAAGGGAGCAATGGGACCGTTATCCGGGCGCAGCTTGAAGTACTGCACAGATGCTTGTTTTAAGAGATATTTGGAAGCTCGGAATTGGAATGTAGACAAGTCCAAGAAGATGTTGGAGGATACACTAAATTGGAGATCAACCTATAAGCCTGAGGAGATTCGCTGG CATGAGGTTGCCGTGGAAGGGGAGACAGGGAAACTGTATAGAGCAAATTTTCATGACAGGCAAGGAAGGACTGTTCTTATCTTGAGACCTGGAATGCAG AACACCAAATCAATGGAGAATCAGATGAAGCACTTGGTGTATCTTTTGGAAAATGCAATGCTTAACCTTCCACCAGGTCAAGAACAAATGGCATGGTTGATAGATTTCACTGGCTGGTCATTGACGAATAGCGTGCCAGTTAAGTTGGCCAGAGACACCATCAACACTCTTCAGAATCACTATCCTGAGAGGCTTGCCATTGCATTTCTTTACAATCCTCCAAGAATTTTTGAAGCTTTTTGGAAG ATAGTCAAGTACTTCTTGGATACAAAGACATTTGAGAAAGTGAAGTTTGTGTATcccaaaaacaaagatagtgTGGAACTCATGAAGTCTTATTTTGATGATGAGAATCTTCCAAAAGAATTAGGAGGAAAAAGCACTATGAAGTATAACCATGAAGAGTTCTCAAGATTAATGGTTCAAGATGATTTGAAATGTGCAGCATTTTGGGGTCCTGAATCAGAAGTAGCTCCAGATCCAGATTACAATGAAGCCACCTCCATTTGA